The genomic segment ACTGGTGGGAACGACGGCCGGCTTGACTTCACGAATAACTTCATGCAGCGACTCGCGGATGTAATTGCGTTCACTGCTGGCGTTCCGGCACCCGCTGCTTCTAAAGGCTGGCTCGCTTCTGCGCTCTTCGCGAATGATCCCGCTTTGACCGCCTACGAGAAGGCCGCAGTCGGGCAATTCAACCCTGGCGGCATAGGTGGAGCGAATGGCGTTCAGGGCAATTTCGAGGCAAACTCGCGGGTGAACCCTTGGGACTTTGTGCTGATGATCGAGGGCGCACTTCTGTTCGCCGGGTCAGTAGCGCGGCGGCTGGGGGCGACCGTCGGCGATCGCGCGGTCTTCCCGTTCACCGTCAACTCGGTGGCCGTCGGTTACGGATCGGCGACCGCGTCCGAAGAGACTACAGACGGCTCGCGGGCGGAACTCTGGCTCCCGTTGTGGGACGAACCGGCCAGGTTCGCGGAAATCCGTCAGCTCTTCGGCGAGGGACGGGCTCAAGTGAACCGCCGTCAAGCCAAGAACTCCATCGAGTTCGCGCTCGCGGTGAACCTACTGGGCGTGAGTCGCGGTGTGACCGAGTTCTCGCGTTACGGTTTCCTCAAGCGGAACGGGTTGGCGTTCCTTGCGGCACCACTCGGTCGGGTGCCCGTGAACCCGCGACCCGCGGCGCGGTTGCTCGAAGAGGCGCCGCTGCGCGACTGGCTCGATCGGCTCCGACTCGCCTGCCGAGAGAAGGACAAGACCCCCGCGCGATACCAGACCGCGCTACGTGATATCGATCGCGCGATCTTCGAGTTTGCCACGCGAAGCGAGTTGGGGGAACTGGCCGACCACCGCGGACTACTCGACGTACTGCGCGCGGTCGGGAGGGCCGAACACACGCTCGCGGGCGGTCTGGCGTTTTGCAAGGACAAGTACCTCAAGCCGCTGCAAGGACTATCGGTGCAGTGGCTTGAACAGGCCAACGACGGTAGCCCGGAGTTCGCGCTTGCTGCATCCGTTGCTGGGATCAGTGAGAGCAAGGGGGTCGGACCGCTGCGGGTGTTCCTTGAAGAAGTCGAGGCCAAGGGCGCGTACTTCAATTGGTCGCCCGGAAGCACTTCGTCCGTATGGTCGAAACGCTCACTCACGGACAACCTCGCGGCTGTGTTCCGCCGACGACAAATGGAAGCGTTCCGCACCGGGCAAAGTGGCCTGCCGCTGAAATCACCTCGCCCGGCATCGCTTGAATCGCTCTTCCACTTCCTCGCAGAGCACACCGACGACGAAAAGTTACATGACCTACTGTGGGGACTTTCAGCCATCGACTGGAACACGGTTGAGGATTTCAAACTGCCCGCAGTCCCTGCCCCGGACCTCGCGATCCCTTTCGAGTTCGGTGTCCCGCGGTTGCTCGTCAGCCCGTTCGCCACGACCGACGGCGGCGAGACGACAACGCCCGACCAGGACGTGTTCCACGCACTTGCGTCCGGCCGTGGCGATGCCGTGTCGCAGTGCGTGGATCGCGCCGCAAAGCGGCTCAAGTCCAGCGGCCTACTCGTGAATGGCTACCGCAACCGCTACCGGGCCGGCGCGTCGCTCGGGGTCGCTTCTGCAATTCAGCCAGCCCGGTTGCTTGCTGCAATGCTGTTTCCGCTTTCCGACCGAGACCTTATGCGAATTGCGAATGCCGTTCTGTACCCACCCGAAACCCAGGAGTGATGTCCATGCCTGTCGATCTTGAAGCCCTGAAGTCCGCCCCACGAATCCTGATCGAAGCGGCGCTGAAACCGGTCGCCGGTACTCGCATTCAGCCCACGGGGTTCCCGGACCTCGGTCCGGCGACCTACCAAGACGCGGACGACGTTCCCACGCTGCTGGTCGAATCGGCCCAGTCGATGGCAAATCGACTCGAAGCCGTTTGTTGGGACGAAGGCGCGAACGCGATTGCCACGGAACTGGAGGGGCTGTCATACGTGAACGTGAAACTCGCCGGTCTCGGCGATGGAACCGACACGACGAATAGTCTTCAGGAGTTCCACCGTCTCAACTCGCCGTACATCATGAGCGGCAAGACGGCCGACGGGAAAGCCTTCGCGGATGTACTCAAGCCGGAACTCGGTCTAGCGTCAGTCGCGGGCGCGGGGAAGAAGGCGACCAAGAAAAAAGATGACACAGCGACTGCGGATGAGCCCGCGGCGACCGAGAAGGAACCCGATGATGTGGCCGGGGTGGTGAACCTTCGCAAACTCGCAACAGTGTGCTTCAAGTACGACCCGAATTCGCTTGTTCACGGTGTGTTCTTGGAAAAGATCGCGGGCCGGTTGCGTCACCCGCGGGCACTGTCGGCGTTCATCGAAGCGACCGGTGTGGGTCGGGCCGACAGTGGGGGCGTGAAGTTCGACCGCGCGCTGCCCAAGCCGAAGGTCGCCGGTCTGGACGCAAAGGGCGGATACGGGAACGTGCCGTTTCACCGCACCGAATTCACCGCCAAGGCGATCACCGCGTTCTTCTCGTTCGACCTGTCACAGATTCGCGGATACGGGCTGCCCGCCGACGCAACCGCCCTGTTAACGGTACTCTCGCTGTGGAAGGTGCGGAAGTTCCTCGACTCAAACATGCGACTGCGGTCGGCGTGCGAGTTGGAACTGGCCGAGGGTGATAAGTCGATCGTCGTGAAACGACCACTGGATAGTTTCAAGCTGCCCACGGCCGACGATCTGGCCGCGGAACTGAAGAAGTTGATCAATAAGTGCAAGGATCTGTTCGCTAAGCCAGTGGTGACCGAACTGACGTGGAAAGCGAAGGAGTAACCGCCCATGCCCGTTACCCTGAAGTTGACGTTCCCCGGCGGCCGGTATCACGCAACCCCGTGGGGCCGGCATGTGAACGAGGGCGTGGCCGAATGGCCACTGTCGCCGTGGCGGTTGCTCCGTGCCTTCGTTGCCACCTGGAAGCGAAAATGCGCCGATCTGTCCGAGGAACAAGTCCGGCGCGTGCTGGCTCCGTTACTTCCCGCGCCGAAATTCCACCTGCCGCCGGCTCGCGTTGCCCACACCCGACACTACATGCCGTGGGAGAAGAAAGGACCGGCTGACCACACCCTCGTCTTCGATACGTTCGTCTCGATCGGTCGGAATGACCCGCTGTTCGTCCACTGGGCGGACGCGAACCTTAACCCCGAGGAGGCAGCGGCGCTTACGCGACTCGCGGATAACCTGACCACGCTCGGCCGCGCCGAAGGGTGGGTTCAGGTGGAGGTGACGAGCGAAACTGCGGACTGGAACTGCGAGCCGAAGGCACAGAG from the Frigoriglobus tundricola genome contains:
- the cas8g1 gene encoding type I-G CRISPR-associated protein Cas8g1/Csx17; the protein is MSVVELPGCTPEPLMSYLKALGVFRLIADQADSSARGCWRGGRFVLETTLSRDSLVKFFSEQFHPSPILAPWNGGSGFYGGGSDPLNAIAHSTNSRLTLYRDTIAAVRQIAPAGKPKDEDKASLLVRCRAALSDEVVPWLDTCFVLGEEGPGYFPLLGTGGNDGRLDFTNNFMQRLADVIAFTAGVPAPAASKGWLASALFANDPALTAYEKAAVGQFNPGGIGGANGVQGNFEANSRVNPWDFVLMIEGALLFAGSVARRLGATVGDRAVFPFTVNSVAVGYGSATASEETTDGSRAELWLPLWDEPARFAEIRQLFGEGRAQVNRRQAKNSIEFALAVNLLGVSRGVTEFSRYGFLKRNGLAFLAAPLGRVPVNPRPAARLLEEAPLRDWLDRLRLACREKDKTPARYQTALRDIDRAIFEFATRSELGELADHRGLLDVLRAVGRAEHTLAGGLAFCKDKYLKPLQGLSVQWLEQANDGSPEFALAASVAGISESKGVGPLRVFLEEVEAKGAYFNWSPGSTSSVWSKRSLTDNLAAVFRRRQMEAFRTGQSGLPLKSPRPASLESLFHFLAEHTDDEKLHDLLWGLSAIDWNTVEDFKLPAVPAPDLAIPFEFGVPRLLVSPFATTDGGETTTPDQDVFHALASGRGDAVSQCVDRAAKRLKSSGLLVNGYRNRYRAGASLGVASAIQPARLLAAMLFPLSDRDLMRIANAVLYPPETQE
- the cas7g gene encoding type I-G CRISPR-associated RAMP protein Csb1/Cas7g; this translates as MPVDLEALKSAPRILIEAALKPVAGTRIQPTGFPDLGPATYQDADDVPTLLVESAQSMANRLEAVCWDEGANAIATELEGLSYVNVKLAGLGDGTDTTNSLQEFHRLNSPYIMSGKTADGKAFADVLKPELGLASVAGAGKKATKKKDDTATADEPAATEKEPDDVAGVVNLRKLATVCFKYDPNSLVHGVFLEKIAGRLRHPRALSAFIEATGVGRADSGGVKFDRALPKPKVAGLDAKGGYGNVPFHRTEFTAKAITAFFSFDLSQIRGYGLPADATALLTVLSLWKVRKFLDSNMRLRSACELELAEGDKSIVVKRPLDSFKLPTADDLAAELKKLINKCKDLFAKPVVTELTWKAKE